In a single window of the Mauremys reevesii isolate NIE-2019 linkage group 3, ASM1616193v1, whole genome shotgun sequence genome:
- the LOC120401715 gene encoding 60S ribosomal protein L12-like — translation MPPKFDPNEIKVVFLRCTGREVGATSALAPKIGPLGLSPKKVGDDIAKATGDWKGLRITVKLTIQNRQAQIEVVPSASALIIKALKEPPRDRKKQKNIKHSGSVSFDEIVNIARQMRHGSLARELSGTIKEILGTTQSVGCNIDGRHPHDVIDDINSGTIECPAS, via the coding sequence atgcCGCCCAAGTTCGACCCCAACGAGATCAAAGTCGTGTTCCTGAGATGCACCGGCAGGGAGGTCGGTGCCACTTCTGCGCTGGCACCTAAAATTGGCCCTTTGGGTTTGTCTCCCAAAAAGGTTGGTGATGACATTGCCAAGGCAACAGGTGACTGGAAGGGGCTGAGGATCACCGTGAAACTCACTATCCAGAACAGGCAAGCTCAGATTGAGGTTGTCCCTTCTGCATCTGCCCTGATCATCAAAGCCCTCAAGGAGCCTCCTCGTGACAGGAAGAAGCAGAAGAACATTAAACACAGTGGCAGTGTCAGCTTTGATGAGATAGTAAACATCGCACGCCAGATGAGGCACGGGTCCTTGGCTCGGGAGCTCTCTGGAACCATTAAGGAGATTCTAGGAACTACTCAGTCTGTTGGCTGCAATATTGATGGCAGACATCCTCATGATGTCATCGATGACATCAACAGTGGCACAATAGAGTGCCCAGCTAGCTAA